A stretch of Polypterus senegalus isolate Bchr_013 chromosome 3, ASM1683550v1, whole genome shotgun sequence DNA encodes these proteins:
- the LOC120526614 gene encoding WD repeat-containing protein on Y chromosome-like has translation MDLLGNLTYKEDLNQIKSIFSEAELDNGGCLDMLEFRQAIQNFRDDLDEEVIDTVFMKVDVSNDGTINWCKYLDYTVQEYQQKEALQKFSLSNFFPKPMEFAAKCHSDIIVKLLFKDIPKDYVSSMSTNRNPPGEYLSISRDGELIKWSDDFTLLHKVNINKTDDNCKKDKWVIDMAWLYELHMVAVCTTYSDIEFFDLISPDCKKELSLTAIDNCAVTISYWSNGKKGVFCSGDDKGGVMVFMSSDINIYGLFNMNAESTTGRSNKISVRDQLKSKSRNHMCFRIPSLHEGWCKQIRYIPDLNAVVTCSALSDTGMVVTKLPYSRRNKIRNKLFDSKKGILCFDYSTKSRSLFTGGFDCIVREWNPYIPNNCMFQMEGHHSPVQHIAVNSQSLKIISISRDDELRVWDLLTGSCLQKLPLTVGGLPIFCFCYHESTNLLVVAAAEIGILYGIEKSREWEYTSHEEPLCTILYSSSFKQVVSGCIGGFVCVWDILTGKKVVQFMNTEDRKAAITAMAFDDLQRRLITGCKDGTVRIWNFNNGELLSDLQKVDKTMVTDIVYIDKKIYISGWLKRLVWYSDAKKDEEIDSKQWKCYHKENVRFMVAYDSQLLITVSYIGNIIAWSTEVGEPLFRFNPERSLRPLDPIRVFDKVHPVLDTTTNLSPSDTSTHLSLLNDKTRGKTRESSSAASERELTSSFTSQSTRLIPSKHGEELVGSSLDDNSKKNVNANNSILSSPQVTEKSGTDEILDKPKITVEKLYFLHSRKLGPDAATLLTSASDGYILAWSVHPDGGLLGKFKAVTFNASFITTMTTDENDEILITGDTNGYIKIWDIENYCCSNKILKENGDSVEISGSEVKLKDLIPLYCRIRGSNSHIKGEYEAHGEWNVCLDTPDLLCSFRSHLSRLVQVQFVARFQLIITASLDCNIRLWKISGHYIGNFGQSLWQLGIFDANGKVPIDLKRAGSYQTLKVLNEGINPFWRCDFLADFHELLLSGESTTHHFKEIAKIACFPEEEKGPVGQIEIDIEIPILHPSELSQPSQTQNSATEDATISVGQES, from the coding sequence ATGGATCTTCTTGGCAACCTCACTTACAAGGAGGACCTTAACCAGATTAAAAGCATCTTTAGTGAAGCTGAATTGGACAATGGGGGTTGCTTGGATATGCTGGAGTTTAGGCAGGCTATACAGAATTTTAGGGATGATTTGGATGAAGAGGTTATTGACACAGTCTTCATGAAAGTAGATGTCAGCAATGATGGCACAATTAACTGGTGCAAATATCTAGATTACACAGTACAAGAGTACCAACAAAAAGAAGCTTTACAAAAATTCAGTTTGTCTAATTTTTTCCCGAAACCAATGGAATTTGCTGCAAAATGTCACTCTGATATCATTGTAAAGCTTCTGTTCAAGGATATTCCTAAAGATTATGTAAGCAGTATGTCCACTAACAGGAATCCGCCTGGAGAATACTTATCGATTAGCCGGGATGGTGAACTCATTAAATGGAGCGATGACTTCACATTGCTTCAtaaggtcaacattaataagacaGATGACAACTGCAAAAAAGATAAGTGGGTAATAGACATGGCTTGGCTGTATGAATTGCACATGGTAGCTGTTTGCACAACATACAGCGATATTGAATTTTTTGACCTTATTTCACCAGATTGTAAAAAAGAGTTGTCCCTAACAGCAATTGACAACTGTGCTGTGACCATCAGCTACTGGTCAAATGGCAAAAAAGGAGTGTTCTGTAGTGGAGATGATAAAGGAGGTGTGATGGTGTTCATGTCTTCTGATATCAATATTTATGGCCTGTTTAATATGAATGCTGAGAGTACAACCGGGAGATCCAATAAAATTTCTGTTCGAGATCAGCTTAAGAGTAAATCCAGAAACCATATGTGTTTCAGAATTCCAAGCCTCCATGAAGGCTGGTGTAAACAAATAAGGTATATTCCAGATCTCAATGCAGTTGTCACCTGCTCTGCCCTAAGTGACACTGGCATGGTAGTAACAAAGCTTCCTTATTCTAGACGAAACAAAATTCGAAATAAGTTGTTTGATTCAAAAAAGGGGATACTTTGCTTTGACTATTCCACCAAGAGCAGAAGCCTATTCACAGGTGGATTTGATTGCATTGTGAGAGAATGGAATCCCTATATACCCAATAATTGCATGTTTCAGATGGAAGGACATCATTCTCCAGTTCAGCATATTGCAGTCAACAGTCAGAGCCTCAAGATTATTAGCATTTCAAGAGATGATGAATTACGTGTCTGGGATTTGCTGACAGGAAGTTGTCTTCAAAAATTACCATTAACTGTAGGAGGACTGCCCATCTTTTGTTTCTGTTACCATGAAAGCACTAATTTACTTGTTGTAGCTGCTGCAGAGATTGGTATTCTCTATGGTATAGAAAAAAGCAGGGAGTGGGAATACACTTCACATGAAGAACCTCTTTGTACAATTCTGTACAGCAGTAGCTTTAAGCAGGTTGTTAGCGGTTGCATTGGAGGCTTTGTTTGTGTATGGGATATCCTGACAGGGAAGAAGGTAGTGCAATTCATGAATACAGAAGATAGGAAAGCAGCTATCACAGCAATGGCATTTGATGACCTACAAAGACGCTTAATCACAGGCTGCAAAGATGGGACTGTCAGGATTTGGAACTTCAACAATGGAGAACTCCTTAGTGACCTGCAGAAGGTGGATAAAACAATGGTGACTGACATAGTGTACATTGACAAGAAGATTTATATCTCCGGTTGGCTTAAACGACTTGTCTGGTATTCGGACGCTAAGAAAGATGAAGAAATTGATTCCAAGCAGTGGAAATGCTACCACAAAGAAAACGTTCGGTTTATGGTAGCCTATGATAGCCAGCTACTGATAACAGTTTCCTACATTGGCAACATTATTGCATGGAGTACTGAAGTGGGTGAACCCCTTTTCAGATTTAATCCTGAACGTAGCCTCCGACCCCTTGATCCTATCCGGGTTTTTGATAAAGTGCATCCTGTCCTAGATACTACTACCAATCTCAGTCCAAGTGATACTTCCACTCACCTAAGTTTACTGAATGATAAAACTAGAGGCAAAACAAGAGAATCATCTTCGGCTGCAAGTGAAAGAGAACTGACTTCTTCATTTACCAGTCAGTCAACCAGACTCATTCCATCCAAACATGGTGAAGAGCTTGTTGGGAGTTCATTGGATGATAACTCAAAAAAGAATGTGAATGCTAATAATAGCATTTTGTCTTCTCCACAAGTGACAGAGAAGTCAGGCACTGACGAAATTCTAGACAAGCCCAAAATAACTGTTGAGAAACTGTACTTTTTACACTCACGGAAGCTTGGTCCAGATGCTGCAACTCTTCTTACAAGTGCCTCTGATGGTTATATTTTAGCCTGGTCTGTACATCCTGATGGGGGCCTTCTGGGAAAGTTTAAAGCTGTCACTTTCAATGCATCCTTTATCACCACAATGACCACAGATGAAAATGATGAAATACTTATTACAGGAGATACAAATGGTTACATCAAGATTTGGGACATTGAGAATTACtgctgtagtaataaaatacttaaGGAAAATGGTGATAGTGTTGAGATTTCAGGGAGTGAAGTGAAGCTCAAAGACCTGATTCCACTGTACTGTAGAATTAGGGGAAGTAACTCCCATATAAAGGGTGAATATGAGGCCCATGGTGAATGGAACGTCTGTCTGGACACACCTGACTTACTGTGCTCCTTTAGGTCACATCTGAGTAGGTTGGTTCAAGTTCAGTTTGTGGCCCGATTCCAACTTATAATCACAGCAAGTTTAGATTGCAATATTCGTCTGTGGAAGATCTCAGGCCATTATATTGGTAACTTCGGCCAATCTCTGTGGCAGCTCGGTATTTTTGACGCCAATGGAAAAGTACCAATAGATTTAAAGAGAGCAGGCTCTTACCAGACTCTGAAAGTACTGAATGAAGGAATCAATCCCTTCTGGAGGTGTGATTTCCTGGCAGATTTCCATGAGCTGCTATTGAGTGGAGAGAGTACCACCCACCATTTTAAGGAAATTGCCAAAATTGCCTGTTTCCCTGAGGAAGAAAAGGGTCCTGTGGGTCAAATAGAGATTGACATTGAAATCCCTATTTTGCATCCAAGTGAACTATCCCAACCAAGTCAAACACAGAATTCAGCAACAGAAGATGCAACCATCAGTGTAGGGCAGGAATCTTGA